Proteins from one Chroococcidiopsis sp. CCMEE 29 genomic window:
- a CDS encoding VOC family protein, with translation MKVRASYTRLLVSDLEASFLFYRDVMEFKLTVEDMPDGYAEFEVGEMKLSLFRRQEMAEMIGNEHKPLNAECQDKVALILTVADLDEAYHQLRQKGVKFTTEPMNNPYYGIKTAYLRDPDENLIGLFQPLV, from the coding sequence ATGAAGGTTCGAGCCTCATACACAAGACTGCTAGTGTCTGACTTGGAAGCTAGCTTTCTGTTCTACCGGGATGTGATGGAATTCAAGCTAACTGTTGAGGATATGCCAGATGGTTATGCTGAGTTTGAAGTCGGAGAGATGAAGCTGTCTTTATTTAGGCGGCAAGAAATGGCAGAAATGATTGGCAACGAACACAAGCCTCTCAATGCAGAATGCCAAGATAAAGTTGCATTGATCCTGACAGTGGCTGACTTAGACGAGGCGTATCACCAACTCAGGCAAAAGGGTGTCAAATTTACTACGGAACCGATGAACAATCCCTACTATGGGATAAAAACAGCTTATCTGCGAGATCCTGACGAAAATCTGATTGGGCTATTCCAGCCCTTGGTCTAA
- a CDS encoding response regulator, translating into MAKPVIMTVDDDPEVLQAVARDLRRAYGDRFRVIRADSGTSALEVVQQLKLRNEPVALFLVDQRMPQMSGVEFLEKEMELFPEAKRALLTAYADTDAAIRAINTAKIDYYLMKPWDPPEERLYPVLDDLLDDWQAGFHPLFEGIRVIGNRWSPHSHQVKDFLARNQVPYQWLDIELEEEAQRLVTCAEAKNANKAHLPLVLFPDGSRLSQPSNLQIAEKIGLRTQAERPFYDLLIVGGGPAGLAAAVYGASEGLSTVMIEREAPGGQAGSSSRIENYLGFPSGLSGADLARRAVTQARRFGVEILTPQEATSVRVDDPYRIVTLGDGSEISCHALLVATGVSYRRLNVPGMEKLTGAGVYYGAAMTEALSCRDEDVYIIGGANSAGQAAMYFSKFARNVIMLVRSDSLTKGMSQYLIDQIEAMENITVRVNTSVVEAKGTTSLEAITIADSKTGEKETVTATSLFIFIGAMPQTDWLDGLVERDERGFILSGPDLIHDSKRPRGWTLERSPFLLETNVPGIFVAGDVRHRSVKRVASGVGEGSIAVQFIHQYLSKV; encoded by the coding sequence ATGGCTAAACCCGTAATCATGACTGTTGACGACGATCCTGAAGTTCTGCAAGCAGTCGCAAGGGATCTGCGGCGAGCATACGGCGATCGCTTTCGAGTGATCCGTGCAGACTCAGGAACCTCTGCGCTTGAAGTTGTCCAACAACTCAAGCTACGCAACGAACCAGTGGCGTTGTTTTTAGTAGATCAACGAATGCCCCAAATGAGCGGCGTAGAGTTTCTGGAAAAGGAGATGGAACTGTTTCCCGAAGCAAAGCGAGCATTGCTCACAGCTTATGCAGATACCGATGCAGCGATCCGTGCCATTAACACAGCAAAGATTGATTACTACTTGATGAAGCCGTGGGACCCTCCTGAAGAACGGTTGTATCCGGTGCTGGACGATCTGCTTGATGACTGGCAAGCCGGTTTCCATCCTCTGTTTGAAGGGATTCGCGTCATTGGCAACCGCTGGTCTCCCCACTCCCATCAAGTTAAAGATTTCCTCGCACGCAATCAAGTGCCATACCAATGGCTGGATATCGAGTTAGAGGAGGAAGCTCAACGCCTGGTAACCTGTGCTGAAGCTAAGAATGCTAATAAGGCACACCTGCCTTTGGTGTTGTTTCCTGATGGTTCGCGTCTGAGTCAGCCATCTAATCTCCAAATTGCCGAGAAGATTGGGCTAAGAACTCAGGCTGAACGTCCGTTTTACGATCTACTGATTGTGGGGGGTGGTCCTGCGGGCTTAGCAGCAGCCGTCTATGGGGCATCGGAAGGACTCAGCACGGTGATGATTGAACGAGAAGCGCCAGGGGGACAGGCAGGGTCGAGTTCCCGGATTGAGAACTACTTGGGCTTCCCCTCTGGACTAAGTGGTGCAGATCTGGCTCGTCGCGCTGTAACCCAGGCTAGACGCTTCGGCGTGGAGATCCTAACGCCCCAAGAGGCGACCAGCGTTCGCGTAGATGACCCCTATCGGATTGTCACCCTAGGGGACGGCAGCGAGATCAGCTGCCACGCGCTACTAGTTGCCACTGGTGTCTCGTATCGCCGGCTGAATGTACCGGGTATGGAAAAACTGACGGGTGCTGGAGTCTATTACGGTGCAGCAATGACTGAAGCGCTCTCCTGCCGAGATGAAGATGTTTACATTATCGGTGGGGCAAACTCAGCGGGACAGGCAGCAATGTACTTTTCCAAGTTTGCCCGCAACGTGATTATGCTAGTACGCAGTGACTCTTTGACTAAAGGGATGTCTCAATACCTGATTGACCAAATTGAGGCAATGGAGAACATCACGGTGCGGGTGAACACTAGTGTCGTTGAGGCAAAAGGCACGACTAGCCTAGAGGCAATTACGATCGCCGATAGCAAAACTGGCGAGAAGGAAACGGTTACTGCCACTTCATTGTTCATCTTTATTGGAGCAATGCCACAGACCGATTGGTTAGATGGTTTGGTCGAGCGCGATGAACGGGGCTTTATTCTATCTGGACCGGATCTGATCCATGATAGCAAACGACCAAGGGGTTGGACACTAGAGCGCAGCCCCTTTTTGTTAGAAACGAATGTTCCTGGCATCTTCGTTGCTGGAGATGTACGACATCGGTCAGTGAAGCGCGTTGCTTCTGGAGTGGGCGAAGGCTCAATCGCCGTTCAATTCATCCATCAGTACCTCAGCAAGGTGTGA
- a CDS encoding ATP-binding protein, with translation MVHDSNQTVLFPKLTDEELQRISKHGREIQLNDGEIIFKEDDPTYHFYVVLEGQIRITKQVGAEEQLITVHQAGEFTGEISLLTGRPAIATGRAVGSSRVLEITHSAFKDMMAECSQGAQVILAAMVGRAQDVEVQMRQQEKLAALGKLSAGLAHELNNPAAAGGRSAKQLREAIANVQSRTLKLCELNLSQEQRQLLNQLQQEAITHTAPPLDPLTQSDREDALTDWLEEQGINNGWQLAPTLVSAGVDEERLEAIAQQIPTDTLEEALTWLEASLTVAGLVNEVEQSTARISELVKAVKAYSYMDQAAFQEIDVHQGLENTLTILKNKLKHGITVKREYDPSVSRICAYGSELNQVWTNLIDNAIDAMQGQGELKIRTAHEQDNVLVEIADNGPGIPLAIQSRIFEPFFTTKGVGEGTGLGLDITRRIVVQRHHGDIRFNSREGDTRFQVRLPLKKFE, from the coding sequence ATGGTGCACGACTCCAACCAAACGGTACTTTTTCCCAAGTTGACAGATGAGGAATTGCAGCGGATATCCAAACACGGTCGTGAGATCCAGCTCAATGATGGGGAGATCATCTTCAAGGAAGACGATCCAACGTACCATTTCTACGTGGTACTGGAAGGTCAAATCCGTATTACAAAGCAGGTGGGTGCAGAAGAGCAGTTGATAACCGTCCATCAGGCTGGTGAGTTCACTGGAGAAATCTCGCTGCTGACGGGTAGACCGGCGATCGCCACTGGACGTGCCGTTGGTTCCAGTCGGGTTTTGGAAATTACGCATTCCGCCTTCAAGGATATGATGGCGGAATGCTCGCAGGGGGCACAGGTCATCCTTGCTGCGATGGTGGGGCGAGCGCAGGATGTGGAAGTGCAAATGCGACAGCAGGAGAAGCTAGCTGCCCTCGGTAAATTATCCGCTGGTCTGGCTCATGAACTGAATAATCCAGCTGCTGCCGGAGGTAGGAGTGCCAAACAGTTACGAGAAGCGATCGCCAACGTGCAATCCCGGACACTGAAGCTTTGCGAGCTGAATTTATCCCAGGAGCAGCGGCAGTTGCTGAATCAGTTGCAGCAAGAGGCTATAACCCATACTGCGCCCCCACTCGATCCATTGACCCAAAGCGATCGCGAAGATGCCCTGACAGATTGGCTGGAGGAGCAGGGAATTAATAATGGTTGGCAGTTAGCACCAACCCTCGTATCAGCGGGTGTGGATGAGGAACGGTTAGAGGCGATCGCCCAGCAGATACCCACAGACACACTTGAGGAAGCCTTGACTTGGTTGGAAGCAAGTCTAACTGTTGCCGGGCTAGTGAATGAAGTTGAGCAGAGTACGGCCCGGATATCGGAACTGGTGAAGGCGGTCAAAGCTTACTCTTACATGGATCAAGCGGCATTCCAGGAGATCGATGTTCACCAAGGCCTGGAGAATACGCTCACTATTCTCAAAAACAAGCTCAAGCACGGCATTACCGTAAAGCGCGAATATGACCCGAGTGTATCGCGCATCTGCGCCTACGGCAGTGAACTTAACCAGGTATGGACGAACCTGATTGATAATGCGATCGACGCGATGCAGGGACAAGGAGAACTTAAAATCCGTACCGCACACGAGCAAGACAATGTGCTGGTTGAGATTGCTGATAATGGTCCAGGTATACCCTTAGCAATTCAGTCGCGCATTTTCGAGCCTTTTTTCACAACTAAAGGAGTTGGGGAGGGGACGGGTTTAGGGTTGGATATCACCCGTCGGATTGTAGTGCAAAGGCATCACGGAGACATCCGCTTTAATTCGAGGGAAGGAGATACTCGTTTTCAAGTGCGCTTGCCGCTCAAGAAATTCGAGTGA
- a CDS encoding Uma2 family endonuclease: MSLAPLPESTITSLPDHTQLPESDGTFVKNFQERPQSSLLSDSIRPTLQKLHPDNQYCIGQDCGIYWRLTEPPEKGAEAPDWFYVPKVPPLLNGQVRRSYVLWQEYVAPLIALEFVSGNGSEERDNTPISGKFWVYEQAIRIPFYGIYEVNKAQVEVYHLVDGRYEQVSANERGHYPIPPIGVELGIWQGQYENMELPWLRWWDSQGNLLLTSEERAERLAERLRQMGVNPDEV; the protein is encoded by the coding sequence ATGTCTCTTGCCCCACTCCCTGAATCAACCATTACTTCTCTTCCAGATCATACTCAGCTACCAGAGTCTGACGGCACATTTGTGAAAAACTTTCAAGAACGTCCTCAGAGTAGTCTTCTAAGTGATTCTATTAGACCTACATTGCAAAAACTCCATCCTGATAACCAATATTGCATTGGGCAAGATTGTGGTATCTACTGGCGTTTAACTGAACCCCCTGAAAAAGGTGCTGAAGCACCGGATTGGTTTTATGTCCCTAAGGTACCGCCGTTGCTAAATGGTCAAGTGCGGCGTTCTTATGTTTTGTGGCAGGAATATGTTGCACCCCTGATTGCACTAGAATTTGTCTCTGGTAATGGGTCGGAGGAACGAGACAATACACCTATTAGTGGTAAGTTCTGGGTGTATGAGCAGGCAATTCGCATCCCCTTTTATGGAATTTATGAAGTCAACAAAGCTCAGGTGGAAGTATATCACCTGGTAGATGGTCGCTATGAGCAAGTAAGTGCAAATGAACGGGGTCACTATCCGATTCCTCCAATCGGTGTTGAGTTGGGTATATGGCAAGGGCAATATGAAAATATGGAACTGCCTTGGTTGCGCTGGTGGGATAGTCAAGGAAATCTATTGTTGACTAGCGAAGAACGAGCTGAGCGATTAGCAGAGCGGTTACGTCAGATGGGGGTTAACCCTGATGAAGTTTAA